CAGATGCATGAGGGAGACGGCGCGGCTCATATCTGATCGCAGGAAGAACGTTCGCCTCTTTCTCACCGTTTTTGGTTTATTCTCCAAAATACCGCAGCGTTTTTTTATACAGTATCTGCCGAGCCGCCCGCCGCGCCGCGTCAATGAGAGTAATTAGACGGCTAATTGCTGAGAGTCCGAACTCCGTAATTAAAGCTTCTTTGGCGTAGTGGAGAGCGGGCGCTTTATTCACACGAGTGCCTATTCAGAACGCGGCGGCGGGGGAGCGGAGCGGGAGAGTACTTGAGGCCGGAGAGGGATTCTTGCGTTGGTACAGAAGACGGAGGAGGAAAGGCGAGAGACCCCGAGAGGGGAATTAAGTTTAAAAGCGGAAGTTCTATAACTTTTTACCTTTTACTTTTTTGGCGACccaaataaaatgacataaaaaggaaatataatgTACAAAGTATACGTTTATTGCCTACGGCCAGcagtttgtgaaaaaaaagcaaaattattcccaaaagagacagaaatatatacattttgcattaatccgaaaacaaaaccaaaatatttacaatttgtgattgttttttctgcagtttgggGTGAAAACACTACTTTGGCTCTCATTGCAGGGTGAGAATGACGGCCCGGAGCGGGTGGCGTCGCTCACTCCATCGCCTGGTCCTCCCCGTCGGCCGCGGCCGGGTCCCCGTCGGAGCTTCTCCGGCCCTTTGCGGCACTCGtggatttcttcttcttcttctctttctgctCCTGGTTATTGGAAGCAATGTCATCGCCGCATTTACAGACGTGCTCGTGCTGCAGGACAATAAATAGACGGCGCATTAACGGGGAGGGGGATTCAACGCTAGTCCGCGGAGTCCGTGTCGGCGCGGAATGATGAGTTATTAATTTATACGGGAGCTTTTAATTGCTTGGGTTACAAGCAATCTAGCGGGAAACGGTTTGGGGAAAGTTCCGACGGACGCATCTCTGGCCTATAATACTTTCGGCCAACTTCAAGGGACCGAGCTGCTAAACGGTGCTCAGACCCCAAAGGTCACCAAATATTTTTGGGTTCTAAATAGCACTAGTTGGGATTCGGCGccagaatataatataataaatagaatTGTTACCAGCGAGCGGCTGCGTCTGGCCAGAAGTTTCACGTCTTCCATGTTGATTGTGCTTCGTTTGGCGTGCCtgcgcaaaaaaaaacagtctttatatatatatattcacaacaATCCCATTCATTCAGAAAAATATCCCGCAGCAGCTGTGAAAAAGCTGAACTTTCTACCCAAAATAAAACctgatttttttcaatttttaacaCTTCCTTGCATTTAAAAAAGGTGAATTATTTGCCCGAGGCGATGACcggtaaatgtgttttttttttggcgtaCGGAATCCGGTAACGACGACAAGTCTTATCATCCCCGCTGTATTTGACGCTGCGCCCCCCTGTGGCTACACCCATAATTGCAAGTGAAATGAAATCAAAGTGGAGGAGCTCTGGGGTCGTTGCATTTTGCCCCTTGAGATCCTGCCCCTGATGCCAAGGCCAGGTAATCTGGATAGTGCCAATTAGTACAACTGGGTAACATTCTTACTGTTAACCCTTTAGGTACTAGAGACATGGCCAACAGCTTAGAGGGCAGACCCTTTTAGTttctaaggggttaatgcttattttatgactactttgttttgtgttaaatACTTTGGGTTTTTGTTCTTAATCTGTCCAACCccactttaatattaaaatattaataaaaaaagacatttcccCAGAAGACAGAACCCTGAAGAATCCTCCGCATTTTGCCGAGTGAACGGCGTAGGACTTCACGCCCGCCGCGCAGAGCGCTCTTTCATGTGACCTCTCGCCGAGGACGGAGAAGAAAGAGCCCCGCGAGGAAGGCAATTTGCCGGCTCTAAAGCAATCACGTCCCATTACCCGAGGCTTTCATTGAACGCGGAGCACCTGCGAGGACTGGGGCTTTTAAAAGTTCAAAGAATACCTTTTCCTTCGGCGAGGAGGTGCGCGGAGTCTGGGGGAACGGAACAAACGAGCGCAGAGCGGCAATTACCGTCGCCTTAATCCTCACACCTGCACATAATTACACCCAACGCGGCCGGAAAGTCACGCTGCGGGCTTCACGCGGCACGAACGTCGTCTTAACTCTAATTTCTTTTCTTCGTTTTCTATAAAATCTAAGAAGCCACAAAAGCAATCAAGATGTACGAAGCGGGGGAGGGGATTCGGGATGGGGTgacatgttttccaggacatacACACATTACACGTGATGCTGGACGGAGCGCATACAGGAAGGAACGCCGTGTCCGACATGTTTGTCCTGGATTCATTTACACGGCGATGACCCCCTTTTAGCTAGTTAAAGAATTGTTACATGTAGGCTTGGAATacttatttttcccacacactcCTGGCTAATGGGCCACATGGTCATTCTATACGGCTAATGGGCCACGTGGTCATTCTACCAGGCATTTTCTTGggtgagaaaaataataataaagctaaCATCCCCGGCCTGTCTGACCGGACTATGCTCCTTGGCACAGAAGGGGTGCCTCGGGTTCAGCCATAAGCCCCGGCCGTGCCCTGCTATAAAGGATTTCCCATCCCGAATAAAATGCCCGTCCTGCTGAACGCTAAATCTAAGTCACACAGAGAGACTCCGGCGGAGACAGCGGCTCCAAAACCCACCGTGCAAACAGCTCCAGATCCTTCGCAAACGTTTCTGTAAagcggggggaaaaaacagaatATCCTTTAAAGCCGGGATTTAAACCCAACACATTAAATATGGTTTAGAAGCAAAGAACCCgccggcaggtcggccccatccggcccccgtctagtcgcccatttctcctgctgtaaagactcaaaccttaatcagtcattagtctcgtcttagattcaggagccgtacgcctatcccatgcatgtttaataccctcactgtattaccctctaccacttctgctgggaggctgtttacAATGTTATTAAAAACTTCTTTATGAACTCACCACATTGCCTGAAAGTGATTTCTGAAATCGCGGCGATCGCCTGTTTACTGAACTGGGTTTCCTTATCGTCGGCGACCTCTTGGCACAGGCATCCTACGGTGTAATGAACCGCAGCCTTCAGCCGCTGCGAGAACCAACGGCAAGATGggaagaaagggttaactccGAGTCTAATGGGGCCTTTCATAAAAATTACTCTGGttcttaattattaatttgttacattatattcaaactgggagtgataaagggccattggaacacaggagtgatgggagtgataaagggccattggagcacaggagtgatgggagtgataaagggccattgggacacaggagtgatgggagtgataaagggccattggagcacaggagtgatgggagtgataaagggccattggagcacaggagtgatgggagtgataaagggccattgggacacaggagtgatgggagtgataaagggccattggagcacaggagtaatgggagtgataaagggccattggaacacaggagtgatgggagtgataaagggccattggaacacaggagtgatgggagtgataaagggccattgggacacaggagtgatgggagtgataaagggccgttggaacacaggagtgatgggagtgataaagggccattggaacacaggagtgatgggagtgataaagggccgttggaacacaggagtgatgggagtgataaagggccattggagcacaggagtgatgggagtgataaagggccattggagcacaggagtgatgggagtgataaagggccattgggacacaggagtgatgggagtgataaagggccattggaacccaggagtgatgggagtgataaagggccattggaacccaggagtgatgggagtgataaagggccattggaacacaggagttatgggagtgataaagggccattggaacacaggagttatGGGAGTGATCAGCCATTTCCAGTTTCCAGTCATGGTCTAGTTCCTGTTATTTTACCCAGCACTGTGGATTATGaattgttgtagcagggctctCTGTGTGTTAATGGCGGCTTCTGTTTAATTCggtacattttattgttattggtattaattagatttttttttttttacttattactTTCCCTTTCTGTAGGGaacctgctggcgctatatcaCGTGGAATAATGTAACATAATATTTACTGGAAAGGGAGATGTTTGCAGGCTTTGCGTGCAGTCACCACGATCGCCACTAGGGGGTAGCAGACTACACACACTGAGCggccggcggggggggggcgtatATCCTCGCTGGGCGGCCGGCAGGGGGCGCCGTATATACGCGCTGAGTTACCGGGACGTGCTGTATTTCCGAGACACAGGGCGGTTTAGTGAATGCCGATTTTGCTCGCACTGACCTGCGTGCGGGAGAGCTGCTCCTCGGCCTCCTCCGCCATGCCACCGGTTCCGTCTACCCGCACAATGCGTGAAATTTACCGCCAGTTCCCAGCTACGGTGCCCCGCGAAAGCCAAACAGCCTGTGCGCGGCGGTCACGTGACGCACTCCGGTCCCAGGACGCGTCTGCAGCGTAATTAACCCCTTACGCGCCGGTGCGGCCCGTTTGATGCGCGGATCTCCCGAACACCGCGTTTGATgcgctacaactcccatcatgcccagtCAGCCATAGAGCCAGGCCTCCTGTATTATTGTGTTTCACTTTGTGCTTTCATGTAATGAAGGTTAGACGGAGATAATAACCGCACCAGTGTTTGGAAGACCAGGAGCCATATAAATCCCCGTGACTGGTGCCCCTGCCTGAAGACTTTTGGTTGGTATCTGACCCCTTAACAGCTCGCAGAAGGCTGCCCAGCGGGTTTCACTGCATGCGATAGCCGAGCCCCCCATTTAATGATCAGTTTATAGCTTTTACTAGGGTCCCCGTCATCGCCTCGAACCCCCAAGAGTCATCGGTATCCGGAAGCTCGGCTCTGGTGTTTCTGGGAGAAGCTGCCGTTCCTCCTCAGCCCGAGACAACGACCCCCCGAGCCAATCAACGGTGTCATTACggtggttgccatggtgataaagcgacttgttttctttcttaccGCATAGAAAAGATCCAATTGAATCTGAGATTTTCCCTTTCCCTTGGAATGTAAAAGCGAGACTGTCCCACGCAAAGCGGGACAGTTAGGAGATTTGGATTGTGGTCTGGCTCGGCACCGATTAAGGCTTTCAGTGAGTTTTTCCCACGGCTAATATTAGACACCAATATTTCCCAGTAATATTCTATTCTTTAGATCTAGATCTGCCTCTTGCCTTTGGAACGCCTTCGCCCGGTGACCGATCCAGACTCTAAACTCCTCGCCTGCGGCCGCGCGGCTCCCACGATCCCCTCCGTACGCGcttagtgttattatttaataaatatattaaaatcagaATCACACGAGTCCTGatataaaaagaacatttattttctcACTACACAGAAAAGCGCTGGTCGGCCGCGGCACGGAGACCCCCGcggggagagacggggagaCCCCCGCGGCTCGGGGGGGGCATTTGGGGGAAATCACACATtgtaggaggaggaggacacgTTCCCACCGTGCCCGGTCCAGTTGGTGTGAATAAACTGTCCTGGTTTTGATAGAAGCTCGTAGGTGTGCGCCCCGAAATAATCCCTTTGGGCCTgaaaggtaataataattattaataataacaacaagtAAAGTCTCTGACCGCCCCGCGATACACAAATAATCCTGCTGATCAGACAAATAATATTACCAGAATGggaaatttatttatttgaccCCAAAAAcaatcatgttattttaatggataaaaaaaaaaacaaaaaaagtgacccccaaacttttgaacaatagtgtttaacccccccccccatttacccCACAATCATACCTGGATTAGGTTCGCTGGCAGCATCTCATGTCTGTAACCGTCGTAGAAAGACAGAGCGGTGGTGAAACAAGGCATGGGGATGCCGGCCTGGACCCCGACGCTCACCACCCGGCGCCAGGAatcctataaaaataaataaaataaaaatggtttatttgCAAAACCGGTGGAGTCAGTGCATCCGTGATTTACATAAACATCTTCTTAATGCCCCCGCAAAGCCCTAAACCAGGAGTGCCCCTCTTGCCCCAGACATGCCGCAGAGTACGGAGGTCTCACCTGGCAGTTTTCAATCTCTTTCTTGAAGAAGTCATCCAGCAGCAGGTTCTGCAGATCTGGATTCCTGTCAAAAGCTTCTTtgatttttcccaaaaaaacactagaaaaaaattaatagatAAGGGTTCAGCTCCGCCAAACGGTCACGGAGCGGGACGCAGCTCCCTGCGCGTACTACAACTTCTACCCCACCTGCGGATGATGCAGCCTCCTCTCCACATCATGGCGATGCCACCATAATTGAGCTTCCAACCAAACTCCTGGGCTGCCTGCCGGAAGAGGATGAAGCCTTGGGCGTAGGAGATGATCTTGGATGCATAAAGAGCCTGAGAGCGAGCAGAAAAGATATTAGGGTGAGAATTAGACGGAATACCTGGCACGCGAGTTTAATGATTCCGTTCCCTCTCCAAACAGCTGAGGAATATCAAGGAATATCTCTCTGCAATATTATTGACATGGAGAGAAAGCATGAGCAAGAGCGCATGAATGAGAGTGCGAGTAATGTAACACGATTGGCGTTGTTAAACCTAAAGCAGCAGAATCCGAGGCTGGCGGCAGATCCACGCATCAGGCAGACGGTCGGTTACCTTGCGGATGTCTTCCAGGAACGCCTTCTTGTCGCCGGTAAAAGGAGCCTTTTTGGGGCCGCTTAACTCCTTGCTTGCCGTTATTCTTTCATTCTTCAGGGAAGACAGACAGCGTGCGAACACGGCTTCACCTGAAATCAGGAAACAAGTAACCTCCCAAGTGACCTTAAGTCGGGCGCAGTATGACCTTCATAGAGCGCAACCCGTACGAAGCTGGAGTGCGGTTATACGGAAGCCGCCTGCACCGCCGGATTCATAGATGACCCAATAATGGCCGTGAAGTCGCAACTTCCTTAGGAGGAAGGGGGTGCAATGCAGCAAAACTACACAGAGTAGCCGAGTTACTGCAAGAGGCGTCCTCCGACCGCACGCTTGCGTTACAATACAGAGTTACAATACATCCACTCTGAGAAAAGCAGATAAACAATTGGAAAATCAGCTTCCTCTTCTCTTCCAGTGcaatcgccccccccccagaacaGGGAAGTTGCTCTCTCCTACACTAACaaatgagaaaaacaatatGAGACCGCTTCTTTCTGTTGCCCGTCTGTCGGtacttattgttttacattttgcaaaGACGCAGTTGTTGTTTCTTAGCTATAGCGCTAGTATTTGGCTTATTGACTAAACTGTGCGGTAAAATGAAACGCGAACCTACGAGAAACTCTCATTCACCTACTGATTAAGGTGTCAGGTGCCGGaattatttacacacactcaccgATGAGTGTGACCGGGACGCCAAATTCCAGGGCGGAGATGGCCGTCCATTTTCCCGTTCCCTTCTGTCCTGCGGTGTCCTGGATTTTGGGGAGCAGGTGCTTGCCGTCGGCGTCCCGGAACTTCAGGATGTCAGCGGTGATCTCGATGAGGAACGAATCCAGCTCTGTCTTGTTCCAGTCTTCAAAAGCCTTGGGTAGAGATTGCACGAGATCCAATCAAAAAGAATCACCGACACCGGTTACATTCATTCATtgattcattcactcactcttcTTTTGGGTGTATATCTGCCTATTTGAGAAATGTGGGGATTTAACTCAGTTACCTTTGCCATCTGATCGTGCTCCATCCCTAAAATATCTTTCATCAGGTGGTAGGCTTCACAGATCAGCTGCATGTCTCCGTACTCAATCCCGTTGTGTACCATTTTCACGAAGTGCCCGGCGCCTTCTTCTCCCACCTGCCCCGGAATAACACATTATTTACATCGATCTCTAAACGTGTTTAGCCGGGGCAGACGCGACAACGCGCAACCCACAACACAAGCTTAACGTCTGTGCTAAAGACCAGACCCCGAGGCTGACAATCTGCAGGATTAACTATGACCCTGTGGTCCTTTGGGTGGAATCTTGTAGATTTAAAGCTTCCCAGCGGCTGGGGGATATTGGGAAATGTAGTGTGTGGAACAATTGGAGAGCCGTGGGTTATTGACCCCTGCTCTGGGTAATCTCTGCTACTTTACATAACtgtaatttatgttttaataaatggatGCAGCAAAGCAACGGTAttcaggtaaaaaaataaaaagaaaggtgTGCAATTTCCACGCACAGGAGTAGTGGAGACAAGGTAAGACATGACATATGAACCCTTTCTGAAGGGTCGCTTACCCAGTCACAGCACGGCTCATCTTCCACCTTAGCAGCGATGCTCTGGAAAATGTCTTTAATGTGGGGCCTGGAAGAGACAGAGGAAACGGCATTGGTGGTCGGGACCCGCCGAGTAATCGGGATGAAACAGTCGGAATTAGTTAGGTGAGAGAGATCTAATGACTCGAGcgcaaaacacatttacagcaATCACGTTAATAACTGAAATcagacagaacaaaaaaataaataaataaatacacgcGAAGGGAAGGTCTTCCTATTTTATTTCTCCCGCGTAGGATTTGGGTCTCACCAGGCGGCTTGGTCTCCTCCAGGCATGAGAGACGGTCCGTATCTTGCTCCATCCTCTCCTCCGCTAACGCCGCTCCCAACAAACAAGATCCCCTTGGCCTTTAACTCTTTACACCGCCtctggttaaaaaaatacaaaattagaaatatatatataatggggaaaaaaaaaaaaaaaaaaaaaagattggtcCTAagttttaaagaacattttattgcCGAAGGTGTCGTAGAGACGTAACCGGGAGAAACGAGCCGGTGATTGGCAGGTAAGTACCGGGGTGAACCAAACTTACTGTACTGTCCCTGTACTCAGAATTCCCTCCGTCGATTATAATATCACCAGCTTCCAGAAGAGGAACCTAGAACCATAAAAGAAGAAACACAAATTagttcttcctccccagtgaTTTGTAAGAATACCAGAAAGGGGTCCATTCACTAAACGGAGAGCTGGCAGCAGACCCGGCAGGAGAGCCGCGATTCAGCTCCTTGCCCTCACtaaacattatgaaggtccGACTATCGCCGCCGGCAGAGCTCGGGGAGAGGGGGGCACTGTGTATTTAAATCACTCAGATTCTTCTAAAGTCTCCTTACAAATtgagttatacattatacagggccagctctgaaGAAAACTCAGCGTTTGTCATTTGAAACcacaaactctccctttagtga
This window of the Spea bombifrons isolate aSpeBom1 chromosome 12, aSpeBom1.2.pri, whole genome shotgun sequence genome carries:
- the CENPS gene encoding centromere protein S, with product MAEEAEEQLSRTQRLKAAVHYTVGCLCQEVADDKETQFSKQAIAAISEITFRQCETFAKDLELFARHAKRSTINMEDVKLLARRSRSLHEHVCKCGDDIASNNQEQKEKKKKKSTSAAKGRRSSDGDPAAADGEDQAME
- the PGD gene encoding 6-phosphogluconate dehydrogenase, decarboxylating, translating into MAEADIALIGLAVMGQNLVLNMNDHGFVVCAYNRTVSKVDQFLANEAKGTKIIGARSLEEMVSKLKKPRRIIMLVKAGQAVDDFIKSLVPLLEAGDIIIDGGNSEYRDSTRRCKELKAKGILFVGSGVSGGEDGARYGPSLMPGGDQAAWPHIKDIFQSIAAKVEDEPCCDWVGEEGAGHFVKMVHNGIEYGDMQLICEAYHLMKDILGMEHDQMAKAFEDWNKTELDSFLIEITADILKFRDADGKHLLPKIQDTAGQKGTGKWTAISALEFGVPVTLIGEAVFARCLSSLKNERITASKELSGPKKAPFTGDKKAFLEDIRKALYASKIISYAQGFILFRQAAQEFGWKLNYGGIAMMWRGGCIIRSVFLGKIKEAFDRNPDLQNLLLDDFFKKEIENCQDSWRRVVSVGVQAGIPMPCFTTALSFYDGYRHEMLPANLIQAQRDYFGAHTYELLSKPGQFIHTNWTGHGGNVSSSSYNV